One Ahaetulla prasina isolate Xishuangbanna chromosome 10, ASM2864084v1, whole genome shotgun sequence genomic region harbors:
- the TMEM35B gene encoding transmembrane protein 35B, whose amino-acid sequence MALLFSALRVLLGLFFAVSGAVKLTDLIAGDAHRQLKTQFEKFADVFPLKEFGYKPEPEWYMEIVGWIELIGGFLLAFGPQLLQEISNFVLTVIMIGAIYTLLVLKEPFAMCVPATVSLGLLLLLNIRGRGKCVKSKSE is encoded by the exons ATGGCGCTGCTCTTCTCCGCCCTCCGCGTGCTGCTGGGCCTTTTCTTCGCCGTCAGCGGGGCGGTCAAGCTCACCGACCTGATCGCCGGCGACGCCCACCGGCAGCTG AAAACCCAGTTTGAAAAATTTGCAGATGTGTTCCCGTTGAAGGAGTTTGGCTACAAGCCGGAACCAGAATGGTACATGGAAATAGTGGGCTGGATAGAACTGATAGGAGGTTTCCTTTTAGCCTTCGGACCGCAACTGCTGCAGGAAATCAGCAATTTTGTGCTCACCGTGATCATGATAG GTGCCATCTACACCCTCCTGGTTTTGAAAGAGCCTTTTGCCATGTGCGTACCAGCCACTGTCTCCCTGGGCCTCTTGCTCCTCCTTAACATCCGTGGAAGAGGGAAGTGTGTGAAGTCAAAGTCCGAATGA